Proteins co-encoded in one bacterium genomic window:
- a CDS encoding glycine--tRNA ligase: MAGKQIESVMDKLVSLCKRRGFIFQSSEIYGGLNSCWDYGPLGVELKRNIKDFWWDWMTRRREDIEGLDASILMSPRVWEASGHVSGFTDPLVDCRNCKQRFRADHLPAGTKVCPACGKETLTEARQFNLMFKTFMGPVEEAASQIYLRPETAQGIYVNFLNVQTAMRRKVPFGIAQIGKAFRNEITPGNFIFRTREFEQMEMQFFVKPGTEEEWFESWKADRMEYYKALGLDPAKLRFHPHGPGELAHYAKSAADIEFEFPFGWQELEGIHNRTDFDLKRHNEYSGKETLSYFDETTSERFVPYVIETSAGCDRTLLTCLAGGYDEEEDRVVLRLSPRIAPIKVGVFPLVKKEGMVEAAQDVYSRLRKKFRVFYDLSGSIGRRYRRMDEAGTPLGITADGQTMEDNTVTIRERDSMAQHRVKIDEVVAWVERFIENGSPAA, encoded by the coding sequence ATGGCTGGCAAGCAGATCGAATCGGTGATGGACAAGCTGGTGAGCTTGTGCAAGCGGCGCGGCTTCATCTTCCAGAGCAGCGAAATCTACGGCGGACTCAATTCCTGCTGGGACTACGGCCCGCTGGGGGTGGAGCTCAAGCGCAACATCAAGGATTTCTGGTGGGACTGGATGACCCGCCGCCGGGAGGACATCGAGGGCCTGGACGCTTCGATCCTGATGAGCCCGCGGGTCTGGGAGGCCAGCGGACATGTGAGCGGGTTCACCGACCCGCTGGTCGACTGCCGCAACTGCAAGCAGCGTTTCCGCGCCGACCATCTGCCCGCCGGGACCAAGGTCTGCCCGGCCTGCGGCAAGGAGACCCTGACCGAGGCGCGCCAGTTCAACCTGATGTTCAAGACGTTCATGGGCCCGGTGGAGGAGGCGGCCAGTCAGATCTACCTGCGTCCCGAGACCGCCCAGGGCATCTATGTCAATTTCCTGAACGTCCAGACCGCCATGCGGCGCAAGGTCCCGTTCGGTATCGCCCAGATCGGCAAGGCGTTCCGCAACGAGATCACCCCCGGCAACTTCATTTTCCGCACCCGCGAGTTCGAGCAGATGGAGATGCAGTTCTTCGTCAAGCCGGGCACCGAGGAAGAGTGGTTCGAGAGCTGGAAAGCCGACCGCATGGAGTACTACAAGGCCCTGGGCCTCGACCCGGCCAAGCTGCGTTTCCACCCGCACGGCCCGGGTGAGCTGGCCCACTACGCCAAGTCCGCCGCGGACATCGAGTTCGAGTTCCCGTTCGGCTGGCAGGAGCTGGAGGGCATCCACAACCGCACCGATTTCGACCTCAAGCGCCACAACGAGTACAGCGGCAAGGAAACGCTGAGCTATTTCGACGAGACCACCAGCGAGCGCTTCGTACCCTACGTGATCGAGACCTCGGCCGGCTGCGACCGCACGCTGCTCACCTGCCTGGCCGGCGGCTACGATGAGGAGGAGGACCGCGTAGTGCTGCGCCTGTCTCCCAGGATCGCCCCGATCAAGGTCGGCGTGTTCCCGCTGGTCAAGAAAGAGGGCATGGTCGAGGCGGCCCAGGACGTCTACAGCCGTCTGCGCAAGAAATTCCGCGTCTTCTACGACCTGTCCGGCTCCATCGGCCGCCGCTACCGCCGCATGGATGAGGCCGGCACGCCGCTGGGGATCACCGCGGACGGCCAGACTATGGAAGACAACACCGTGACGATCCGTGAGCGCGATTCCATGGCCCAGCACCGGGTAAAGATTGACGAGGTGGTGGCCTGGGTCGAGCGTTTCATAGAGAACGGCTCGCCGGCGGCCTGA
- a CDS encoding MFS transporter: MARIFPERLSRVQKGTAQRRFLAFSTINALSYALLAESVLVLFGLKLGANDFQIGLLSSYVYLTMGFILLGKVLVGRWGAARTYSTCWSVRNLVAATFMLAPVIWTRVSPSLGLTFLLAASFVFFAFRAMGLAAENILINDMTGPEDRGRFIGQWQFSFYIGMLAMLVAVSFWLGANPGFGHFQVVIATGVTMGMISSAIMWSIPESSGPKNSSRVPMLKAFSLLYADRRMLKLILAWAAVSSVIQLIVPFQVLTVKNGYNVADRLALIFVVLQVLGMVAASYMNSLLIDRSGPRPVMIINLLGFALVALLWAVSPARLNYAYTGTLFFFAGFCTVSLQIALAHYFLNTASRESVLNISVLILVLQGAAAGLVGTFLGGGVLETLDRLGLSGMEIYHTYFCLVIVAALVGLGMVLRLRPLAERRVREVLGMMFSVRDWRALMSVQELAETPQLERAHELIDRLADLRSEVSERTLLEYLDSPIFTLRTAALEALDRIEFGPEASWRLIEEVKDGEFSTAWMAAEILGKHRVSEAITTLRESLHSNDFFLEGKAMQALGQMQDSQSYPRIKEIFRLTYNPRLTIHGARAIYDMGERENVTLLLEKLNPLMLPAELDEIMHAVFALLGRHEEHFRLMTLYNRSAQQGLDVLAHELEKGLEGLGEKVSAGDAALVRAAMAETAAMNRQAPEQLVRLLQRVNVLGGDKARYIEVLLRDSERPVREAPPRLRFGFMGLAGYLLLERTGETEAGQ; the protein is encoded by the coding sequence ATGGCAAGAATCTTTCCGGAACGCCTCTCCAGGGTGCAGAAAGGCACGGCCCAGCGGCGCTTCCTGGCCTTTTCGACGATCAACGCCCTGTCCTACGCCCTGCTGGCCGAGAGCGTGCTGGTGCTGTTCGGCCTGAAGCTGGGGGCCAACGATTTCCAGATCGGCCTGCTGTCGAGCTATGTCTACCTTACAATGGGATTCATCCTGCTGGGCAAGGTGCTGGTGGGGCGCTGGGGCGCGGCCCGCACCTACAGCACCTGCTGGTCGGTCCGCAACCTGGTGGCGGCCACGTTCATGCTCGCCCCGGTGATCTGGACCCGCGTGTCGCCCAGCCTGGGCCTGACTTTCCTGCTGGCGGCGTCGTTTGTCTTTTTCGCTTTCAGGGCCATGGGCCTGGCGGCCGAGAATATCCTGATAAACGACATGACCGGCCCGGAGGACCGCGGACGGTTCATTGGCCAGTGGCAGTTCTCGTTCTACATCGGGATGCTGGCCATGCTGGTGGCGGTAAGTTTCTGGCTCGGGGCCAACCCCGGGTTCGGGCATTTCCAGGTTGTGATCGCCACCGGAGTCACCATGGGGATGATCTCCTCGGCGATCATGTGGAGCATCCCGGAGTCCAGCGGGCCGAAGAACTCCAGCCGCGTGCCGATGCTCAAGGCTTTCTCGCTTCTCTACGCCGACCGCCGCATGCTTAAGCTGATCCTGGCTTGGGCCGCGGTCTCCAGCGTGATCCAGTTAATTGTGCCGTTCCAGGTGCTCACGGTCAAGAACGGCTACAATGTCGCCGACCGCCTGGCCCTCATTTTCGTGGTCTTGCAGGTGCTGGGCATGGTGGCGGCGAGCTATATGAATTCGTTGCTCATCGACCGCTCGGGCCCCAGGCCGGTGATGATAATCAACCTGCTGGGTTTCGCCCTGGTGGCGCTGCTCTGGGCCGTCTCGCCGGCCCGGCTCAACTATGCCTACACCGGCACACTGTTCTTTTTCGCCGGTTTCTGCACGGTGAGCCTTCAGATCGCCCTGGCCCACTATTTCCTGAACACGGCCAGCCGTGAGAGTGTGCTCAATATCTCCGTGCTGATCCTGGTGCTGCAGGGGGCCGCGGCCGGGCTGGTGGGCACGTTCCTGGGCGGCGGCGTGCTGGAGACCCTGGACCGTCTGGGTCTGAGCGGGATGGAAATCTACCATACTTATTTCTGCCTGGTGATCGTGGCCGCCCTGGTGGGGCTGGGCATGGTGCTGCGCCTACGTCCCCTGGCCGAGCGCCGGGTGCGCGAGGTGCTGGGCATGATGTTCAGCGTGCGGGACTGGCGCGCCCTGATGAGCGTGCAGGAGCTGGCCGAGACCCCGCAGCTCGAGCGCGCCCACGAGCTGATCGACCGTCTGGCCGACCTGCGCAGCGAGGTGAGCGAGCGTACGCTGCTCGAATACCTGGACAGCCCGATTTTCACCCTGCGCACTGCGGCCCTGGAGGCCCTGGACCGGATCGAGTTCGGCCCGGAGGCCTCCTGGCGGCTGATCGAGGAGGTCAAGGACGGGGAGTTCTCGACCGCCTGGATGGCCGCCGAAATACTGGGCAAGCACCGGGTGAGCGAGGCGATCACCACACTGCGGGAAAGCCTGCACTCGAACGATTTCTTCCTCGAGGGCAAGGCCATGCAGGCCCTGGGCCAGATGCAGGACAGCCAGAGCTACCCGCGGATCAAGGAGATTTTCCGTCTGACCTACAACCCGCGGCTGACCATCCACGGCGCGCGGGCGATCTACGACATGGGCGAGCGTGAGAACGTGACCCTGCTGCTGGAGAAACTCAACCCGCTGATGCTCCCGGCCGAGCTGGATGAGATCATGCACGCGGTGTTCGCCCTGCTGGGCCGTCATGAGGAGCATTTCCGGCTTATGACCCTCTACAACCGCAGCGCCCAGCAGGGGCTGGATGTGCTGGCGCACGAGCTGGAAAAGGGCCTCGAGGGCCTGGGTGAAAAGGTGAGCGCCGGGGATGCGGCCCTGGTGCGCGCGGCCATGGCCGAGACCGCGGCCATGAACCGTCAGGCGCCGGAACAGCTCGTGCGCCTGCTGCAACGGGTGAATGTCCTGGGCGGGGACAAGGCCCGCTATATCGAGGTGCTGCTGCGCGACAGCGAGCGCCCGGTGCGCGAGGCCCCGCCGCGGCTGCGCTTCGGGTTCATGGGTCTGGCGGGTTACCTTCTGCTGGAGCGCACGGGGGAGACAGAGGCCGGACAATAG
- a CDS encoding Fic family protein — MIHYRKPDNWIKYNLEKILPRLVEAQAAILALRSVPYQKSWVDSLQNIELKREIAGTSRIEGADFSDKELDEALASGPEEFITRSQRQARAAAVTYRWIAAIPADRPLDGDIIKEIHHHIVTGADDDHCRPGMLRGPDENVNFGQPRHRGVNGGDECTQAFAEYVRAIQTAYREHSPIIQAFSAHYHFAAMHPFLDGNGRTARALEALLLQRAGLRDACFISMSNYYYDEKINYLKTLSESHTNGHDITPFLILGLNGLTMQVGRLMREINRNISKAIFRNVMFDLFGKLESPRKRVIAKRQIEILKVLLDEESMELFALFGKIDSEYSNLQNDTKAFVRDLSGLKSLGAIELDYQGEHLEATVMVRINLEWPRQITKTDFLRKMKSLPQVKGLP, encoded by the coding sequence ATGATTCACTACCGCAAGCCTGACAACTGGATCAAGTACAACCTGGAGAAAATCCTGCCTCGACTGGTCGAAGCGCAGGCCGCAATTCTGGCTCTGCGATCCGTGCCGTACCAGAAATCCTGGGTGGACAGCCTGCAGAATATCGAGCTGAAAAGAGAAATCGCCGGGACCTCGCGGATCGAGGGGGCGGATTTTTCGGATAAAGAGCTGGACGAGGCCCTCGCCAGTGGCCCTGAAGAATTCATTACACGCTCGCAGCGCCAAGCTCGCGCCGCTGCAGTCACCTACCGCTGGATCGCCGCCATCCCAGCGGACCGACCGCTGGATGGAGATATCATAAAAGAGATTCACCATCACATCGTAACCGGAGCGGATGACGACCACTGCCGGCCGGGCATGCTGCGCGGCCCAGACGAGAATGTCAATTTCGGACAACCGCGTCATCGCGGGGTGAACGGCGGAGATGAGTGCACTCAGGCCTTCGCGGAATATGTCCGGGCCATTCAGACTGCCTACCGGGAGCACTCACCCATTATCCAGGCTTTTTCCGCGCACTACCATTTCGCCGCCATGCACCCGTTCCTTGACGGCAACGGCCGCACCGCGCGGGCGCTGGAAGCCCTGCTGCTGCAGCGGGCCGGGCTGCGGGATGCCTGTTTCATCTCAATGTCGAATTATTACTATGATGAAAAGATCAATTACCTCAAGACCCTGTCTGAATCTCACACCAACGGGCATGATATCACACCATTCTTGATCCTCGGACTGAATGGACTAACTATGCAAGTTGGCCGATTGATGCGCGAGATTAACCGCAATATCAGCAAAGCGATATTCCGCAACGTGATGTTCGACCTGTTCGGCAAGCTTGAATCTCCGCGCAAGCGGGTAATCGCCAAAAGACAGATCGAGATTCTGAAGGTGTTGCTTGATGAAGAATCAATGGAACTGTTTGCCTTGTTCGGAAAAATTGATTCCGAATATTCAAATCTGCAAAACGACACGAAAGCATTCGTTCGAGATCTATCTGGATTAAAATCGTTGGGAGCCATTGAGTTGGATTATCAAGGCGAGCATTTAGAAGCTACTGTCATGGTCAGGATCAATCTGGAATGGCCCCGCCAAATAACTAAGACCGATTTTCTCAGGAAAATGAAATCCCTGCCCCAGGTCAAAGGCCTGCCTTGA
- a CDS encoding sugar phosphate isomerase/epimerase encodes MPAPEVPLTAHPPLPATQFPADEAYLGFRMGVQSYCFRNFKTLDDLAAKLKELNLAHVEIWPDGHLPVDTPLDQVKAAAEKIKALGMSVDACGVVGFDTNEAKARQIFEYGKALGVLAISGSPQPGSLQLVDKLANEYGLPVAIHNHGPEDPIFGSYEQVRTAMLQTSNMVGFCMDCGHFYRAGVDPMLALDEFSNRVYGIHLKDLVPDADGKWKDVIVGTGKINLVALLDKLDEIGFKGYLSLEYESDPDNPVPAMLQCLDNIKAAAAKIKAQA; translated from the coding sequence CCTGGGTTTCCGCATGGGTGTGCAGAGCTACTGTTTCCGGAATTTCAAGACCCTGGATGATCTGGCCGCCAAGCTGAAAGAGCTCAACCTGGCGCACGTGGAAATCTGGCCGGACGGCCACCTGCCGGTGGACACCCCGCTGGACCAGGTCAAGGCCGCCGCGGAGAAGATCAAGGCCCTCGGGATGAGCGTCGACGCCTGCGGCGTGGTCGGGTTCGACACCAACGAGGCCAAGGCGCGCCAGATCTTCGAGTACGGCAAGGCCCTGGGCGTGCTGGCGATCAGCGGCTCGCCCCAGCCCGGCTCGCTCCAGTTGGTGGACAAGCTGGCCAATGAGTACGGCCTGCCGGTGGCGATCCACAACCACGGGCCCGAGGACCCGATTTTCGGCTCCTACGAGCAGGTGCGCACCGCCATGCTCCAGACCTCGAACATGGTCGGTTTCTGCATGGACTGCGGCCATTTCTACCGCGCCGGGGTCGACCCGATGCTGGCGCTGGACGAGTTCTCGAACCGGGTCTACGGCATCCACCTGAAAGACCTGGTCCCGGACGCCGACGGTAAGTGGAAGGACGTGATCGTGGGCACGGGTAAGATCAACCTCGTGGCCCTGCTCGACAAGCTGGATGAGATCGGGTTCAAGGGTTACCTCTCCCTCGAATACGAGTCCGATCCGGACAACCCAGTGCCGGCCATGCTGCAGTGCCTGGACAACATCAAGGCCGCCGCGGCCAAGATCAAGGCCCAGGCCTGA